One genomic segment of Occultella kanbiaonis includes these proteins:
- a CDS encoding MscL family protein, with product MRRNHSASGCAAIRERGPALGGFKDFIMRGNLVELAVAFIMATSFAAVVTAFTNIILEIIAKAGGAPNFDEWAPGGFTTVGPFLTAVVAFLILAFVVYFGIVKPYEAVKARMVTPADEAAAETAEEIALLREIRDSLRSGNQA from the coding sequence TTGCGCCGCAATCACTCCGCATCCGGCTGTGCAGCCATCAGAGAGAGGGGACCAGCCTTGGGCGGTTTCAAGGACTTCATCATGCGGGGCAACCTGGTCGAGCTTGCCGTGGCATTCATCATGGCCACGTCGTTCGCCGCGGTGGTCACCGCCTTCACGAACATCATCCTCGAGATCATCGCGAAGGCCGGCGGAGCGCCGAACTTCGACGAGTGGGCACCGGGCGGGTTCACGACCGTCGGTCCGTTCCTGACGGCCGTCGTCGCCTTCCTCATTCTGGCCTTCGTGGTCTACTTCGGGATCGTCAAGCCGTACGAGGCCGTCAAGGCCCGGATGGTCACCCCGGCTGACGAAGCGGCTGCGGAGACCGCGGAGGAGATCGCGCTGCTGCGCGAGATCCGCGACTCCCTGCGCTCGGGCAACCAGGCCTGA
- a CDS encoding DUF488 domain-containing protein, with protein MIAIKRVYEDRTADEGYGILVDRIWPRGVHKARVDVWLKDVGPSNELRSWFGHEPPKFEEFARRYRDELDANAAVATLRNLIGTHGDITLLYGAKDTEHNQAVVLRTYLED; from the coding sequence ATGATCGCGATCAAACGGGTCTACGAGGACCGCACCGCCGACGAGGGCTACGGGATCCTCGTGGACCGGATCTGGCCGCGCGGGGTGCACAAGGCCCGCGTCGACGTGTGGTTGAAGGACGTCGGACCGAGCAATGAGCTGCGCTCCTGGTTCGGGCACGAGCCGCCGAAGTTCGAGGAGTTCGCCCGCCGCTACCGCGACGAGCTCGACGCCAACGCCGCCGTGGCGACGCTCCGGAATCTCATCGGCACCCACGGCGACATCACCCTGCTCTACGGCGCGAAGGACACCGAACACAACCAGGCGGTGGTCCTCAGGACCTACCTCGAGGACTGA
- a CDS encoding response regulator, which produces MISLLIVDDHPVVRDGLRSMFGADPRFDVLGEAGDGAEAVAAAERLGPDVILMDLRMPGTDGVAAIRELAERGVPARVLVLTTYDTDADMLPAIDAGATGYLLKDAPREELFRAVEAAAAGRAVLSPAVATRLIGQRRRPAWDPLSQRELEVLELVAGGSSNRDAARALFISEATVKTHLLHAYAKLGVNDRAAAVATAFSRGYLTPRE; this is translated from the coding sequence ATGATCTCGCTGCTGATCGTCGACGACCATCCCGTGGTGCGGGACGGACTGCGCAGCATGTTCGGCGCCGACCCGCGTTTCGACGTGCTCGGCGAGGCCGGCGACGGCGCCGAGGCGGTCGCCGCGGCCGAGCGGCTCGGGCCGGACGTCATCCTGATGGACCTGCGGATGCCAGGCACGGACGGGGTGGCCGCCATCAGGGAACTCGCCGAGCGGGGGGTTCCGGCCCGGGTGCTGGTGCTCACCACCTACGACACGGACGCCGACATGCTGCCCGCGATCGACGCCGGCGCGACCGGCTACCTGCTCAAGGACGCGCCGAGGGAGGAACTGTTCCGGGCCGTCGAGGCCGCCGCCGCGGGCCGGGCGGTCCTCTCGCCCGCGGTGGCGACCAGGCTGATCGGACAGCGCCGCCGGCCCGCGTGGGATCCTCTCTCGCAGCGCGAGCTGGAGGTGCTCGAGCTCGTCGCCGGCGGCTCCTCCAACCGGGACGCGGCGCGGGCGCTGTTCATCAGTGAGGCGACGGTCAAGACGCACCTCCTGCATGCCTACGCCAAGCTCGGCGTCAATGACCGGGCGGCCGCCGTCGCCACAGCGTTCTCCCGTGGCTACCTGACCCCCCGGGAGTGA
- a CDS encoding sensor histidine kinase, with protein sequence MSIEAELRRESARVERRERAVMRVLPYALLTVSTVIALMGPVIVPAVLGLTAVVAGWLGWLGHLDRGPDPDARLLGLYYVGLMVWCAALVVLAPPYGIFAFVGFVHAFEYLRGRWRYVGVVATSLIMAVTYVGGVSNIVAGDWWLWAAVSMVSVGLSLTFFHVAASTDQHGRRQQRALAELHEANERLEAALAENAGLHAQLLTQAREAGVLDERQRMAREIHDTLAQSLAGILTQLQAAEQTMDRPDAVRRHVTNAVTLARESLTEARRTVHAVEPHVLVGARLPDAIDDVAARWSQVHHVEAALTITGDPRPMHVDVELTLLRAAQEGLANVAKHAAATRVGLTLSYMEDLVTLDIRDDGVGFDPGAARPDGAGTGGFGLAGMRQRVQRLAGRLDIESEPGGGTAVSATVPAIPAGSAR encoded by the coding sequence ATGAGCATTGAGGCCGAACTGCGCCGGGAGTCCGCACGCGTGGAGCGGCGCGAGCGGGCCGTGATGAGGGTGCTCCCGTACGCCCTGCTGACGGTCAGCACGGTCATCGCCCTGATGGGGCCGGTCATCGTGCCGGCAGTGCTCGGCCTCACCGCGGTGGTCGCCGGCTGGCTGGGTTGGCTCGGTCACCTGGATCGCGGACCCGACCCCGACGCCCGCCTGCTGGGCCTGTACTACGTCGGGCTGATGGTGTGGTGCGCCGCCCTGGTGGTGCTCGCGCCCCCGTACGGGATCTTCGCCTTCGTCGGCTTCGTTCACGCCTTCGAGTACCTGCGTGGCCGCTGGCGGTACGTCGGGGTGGTCGCCACGTCGCTGATCATGGCCGTGACCTACGTGGGCGGCGTGTCGAACATCGTCGCAGGCGATTGGTGGCTGTGGGCCGCGGTCAGCATGGTCAGCGTCGGGCTGTCCTTGACCTTCTTCCACGTCGCTGCCAGCACCGACCAGCATGGCCGGCGGCAGCAGCGGGCGCTCGCCGAGCTGCACGAGGCCAACGAGCGCCTCGAGGCGGCATTGGCGGAGAACGCCGGCCTGCATGCGCAGCTCCTGACCCAGGCGCGGGAGGCGGGCGTGCTGGACGAACGGCAGCGGATGGCGCGAGAGATCCACGACACCCTGGCGCAGAGCCTGGCCGGGATCCTCACGCAGCTCCAGGCTGCGGAGCAGACGATGGATCGACCGGACGCGGTGCGCCGGCACGTGACGAACGCCGTGACGCTCGCCCGGGAGAGTCTCACCGAGGCGCGTCGCACGGTCCATGCGGTCGAGCCGCACGTGCTCGTGGGCGCCCGGCTTCCGGACGCCATCGACGACGTGGCGGCCCGGTGGTCGCAGGTGCACCACGTCGAGGCGGCGCTGACCATCACGGGCGATCCCCGCCCGATGCATGTCGACGTCGAGCTGACCCTGCTGCGCGCCGCGCAGGAAGGGCTCGCGAACGTCGCCAAGCACGCCGCGGCCACCCGGGTGGGCCTGACCCTGTCCTACATGGAGGACCTGGTCACGCTCGACATCCGGGACGACGGCGTCGGGTTCGATCCTGGCGCCGCGCGCCCCGACGGCGCCGGGACCGGCGGGTTCGGGCTCGCCGGCATGCGGCAGCGGGTGCAGCGACTCGCCGGTCGCCTCGACATCGAGTCCGAGCCCGGTGGCGGCACCGCGGTCTCGGCCACCGTCCCCGCGATCCCGGCGGGCAGCGCGCGATGA
- a CDS encoding ABC transporter permease, translated as MSALLRLTATETKLFLREPISVIFALALPPVLLIILGAVPAFREPDPDLGGLRVIDLYTPLVVAMAIATVALTSLPLQLATYREKGVLRRMRTTPARPALLLGAQLLMSALMSLATTVVVLVIARLVFAVELPGNPVAYLVAFALATVSMLAIGLLVAALAPGGAGASAIGLVLFFPLLFFAGLWIPRESMTGVLRTISDATPLGAGVQSLQDATGGDWPQLLLVAVMLGWATVAGALAARYFRWE; from the coding sequence GTGTCCGCCCTGCTCAGACTCACCGCGACCGAGACGAAACTCTTCCTGCGCGAGCCGATCAGCGTGATCTTCGCGCTCGCACTGCCCCCGGTCCTGCTCATCATCCTCGGCGCAGTCCCGGCGTTCCGCGAACCAGATCCCGACCTCGGCGGCCTCCGGGTGATCGACCTGTACACGCCGCTGGTGGTCGCGATGGCCATCGCCACGGTGGCGCTCACCAGCCTCCCGCTCCAGCTCGCGACCTACCGTGAGAAGGGCGTCCTGCGGCGGATGCGCACCACCCCGGCCCGGCCGGCCCTGCTGCTCGGCGCGCAGCTGCTGATGTCCGCGCTGATGTCCCTGGCCACCACCGTGGTGGTCCTGGTCATCGCTCGACTCGTGTTCGCCGTGGAACTGCCCGGCAACCCGGTCGCGTATCTGGTCGCATTCGCGCTGGCCACGGTCTCGATGCTGGCGATCGGGCTGCTCGTGGCAGCGCTCGCGCCGGGCGGCGCGGGCGCCAGCGCCATCGGCCTGGTGCTGTTCTTCCCGCTCCTGTTCTTCGCAGGCCTGTGGATCCCGCGCGAGTCGATGACCGGTGTGCTCCGCACCATCTCCGACGCGACCCCGTTGGGCGCCGGCGTACAGTCGCTGCAGGACGCGACCGGAGGGGACTGGCCGCAGTTGCTGCTCGTCGCCGTCATGCTGGGGTGGGCGACCGTGGCCGGCGCACTGGCCGCGCGGTACTTTCGCTGGGAGTAG
- a CDS encoding ABC transporter ATP-binding protein, whose product MAIIEVDHLLKRYGPHTAVNGVSFAVERGEIFGILGPNGAGKTTTVECIEGLRTPDAGTIRVCGIDPQGGDGELQHVLGVQLQESELPDKLTVGEAMALYSSFYRDPVDWRELIGALHLTDKVATQFRHLSGGQKQRLSIALAVVGDPKVAVLDELTTGLDPQARRDTWDLIETIRDRGVTILLVTHFMEEAERLCDRIALIDSGRLIALDTPAGLIERADGRQRIRFRPSAPLDDALLTALPEVVSVERAGPRVLVTGTGDLLLAVTTVLARHQIVAADLRVDQTTLDDAFVALTGRPIHD is encoded by the coding sequence ATGGCAATCATCGAGGTGGACCACCTGCTCAAACGCTACGGCCCGCACACCGCGGTGAACGGCGTCAGCTTCGCCGTCGAGCGCGGTGAGATCTTCGGGATCCTCGGCCCGAACGGGGCCGGGAAGACCACCACCGTGGAGTGCATCGAGGGCCTGCGCACGCCGGACGCCGGCACCATCCGGGTCTGCGGGATCGACCCCCAGGGCGGCGACGGCGAGCTGCAGCACGTCCTCGGCGTCCAGCTGCAGGAGAGCGAACTACCGGACAAGCTGACCGTCGGTGAGGCGATGGCGCTGTACAGCTCGTTCTATCGCGACCCGGTCGACTGGCGGGAACTGATCGGCGCCCTGCACCTCACCGACAAGGTGGCGACCCAGTTCCGGCACCTGTCCGGCGGCCAGAAGCAGCGCCTGTCCATCGCGCTCGCGGTGGTCGGCGACCCGAAGGTGGCGGTCCTGGACGAACTCACCACCGGCCTTGACCCGCAGGCCCGCCGCGACACCTGGGACCTCATCGAGACCATCCGCGACCGAGGCGTCACGATCCTGCTGGTCACACACTTCATGGAGGAGGCCGAGCGGCTCTGCGACCGGATCGCCCTGATCGACTCCGGGCGGCTCATCGCCCTCGACACCCCGGCCGGCCTCATCGAGCGGGCCGACGGCCGGCAACGGATCCGGTTCCGACCGTCGGCGCCGCTGGACGACGCCCTGCTGACCGCCCTGCCCGAGGTCGTCTCGGTCGAACGGGCCGGCCCCAGGGTCCTCGTGACCGGCACCGGCGACCTCCTGCTCGCCGTCACGACCGTGCTGGCCCGTCACCAGATAGTCGCCGCCGACCTGCGGGTCGATCAGACAACGCTGGATGACGCGTTCGTCGCGCTCACCGGCCGCCCCATCCACGACTGA
- a CDS encoding protein-tyrosine phosphatase family protein — protein MSSWDPGAGVVEFPDGRRVRGTGWRRPRGDVPVPDFAVYLLGRDPRLEGWPYRWVRWRDFGLPASTEDALDALREAHRRAASERVEIACGAGVGRTGTALAVLAIEAGMSTEDAVGWVREHYHPRAVETRRQRRWLTEVARLTE, from the coding sequence GTGAGCAGCTGGGATCCGGGCGCCGGGGTGGTGGAGTTCCCCGATGGTCGCCGGGTCCGCGGGACCGGCTGGCGCCGACCCCGCGGGGACGTGCCCGTCCCGGACTTCGCCGTCTACCTGCTGGGGCGCGATCCCCGGCTCGAGGGCTGGCCGTACCGGTGGGTCCGCTGGCGTGACTTCGGCCTGCCCGCGTCCACCGAGGACGCCCTGGATGCCCTGCGCGAGGCCCACCGACGAGCGGCCTCGGAGCGGGTCGAGATCGCCTGCGGTGCCGGCGTCGGCCGGACCGGGACGGCTCTGGCCGTGTTGGCGATCGAGGCCGGGATGAGCACCGAGGATGCCGTGGGCTGGGTGCGCGAGCACTACCACCCACGCGCCGTGGAGACCCGCAGGCAGCGACGCTGGCTCACCGAGGTCGCGAGGCTGACCGAGTAG
- a CDS encoding TIGR03619 family F420-dependent LLM class oxidoreductase: MELEVVLPDESPTMSVSTLVDLARAAEDLGYTCAWLPDHVLPPGEYGATFGGVYEPLVTIGHLAAVTERLRLGTSVLVAPLRNPFVLAKQVATLHRLSAGRVVLGVGVGWSEQEFDAVGAVFRDRGAITDDVLALLRHLFDAGSAPYQARRFSYQHGVFAPVPEGGVAIMVGGNSDAALRRAAKYADIWQGIPASPAAFAERAHRLADLAGDRDVVAALRLGWDGAAPVEQIAAEVAAYADAGAERVAVHFGDWVGTRERLEDLAGALARR, translated from the coding sequence ATGGAGCTCGAAGTGGTGCTGCCCGACGAGTCGCCGACGATGTCGGTGAGCACGCTCGTCGACCTGGCTCGCGCGGCCGAGGATCTCGGATACACCTGCGCGTGGCTGCCCGACCATGTGCTGCCGCCCGGTGAGTACGGCGCGACGTTCGGCGGCGTGTACGAGCCGCTCGTCACGATAGGGCATCTGGCCGCCGTCACCGAGCGCCTGCGGCTGGGCACCTCGGTGCTGGTCGCCCCGCTGCGCAACCCGTTCGTCCTCGCCAAGCAGGTCGCCACACTGCACCGCCTCTCGGCGGGGCGGGTCGTGCTGGGCGTCGGGGTCGGCTGGAGCGAGCAGGAGTTCGACGCCGTCGGCGCCGTGTTCCGCGACCGCGGCGCGATCACCGATGACGTGCTGGCCCTGTTGCGCCACCTGTTCGACGCCGGCAGCGCGCCCTATCAGGCCCGACGGTTCTCCTATCAGCACGGGGTGTTCGCCCCGGTTCCGGAGGGCGGGGTGGCGATCATGGTCGGCGGCAACAGCGACGCGGCGCTGCGACGTGCCGCGAAGTACGCCGACATCTGGCAGGGCATCCCCGCGAGCCCTGCCGCCTTCGCCGAACGGGCGCACCGGCTCGCCGACCTCGCGGGCGACCGTGACGTGGTGGCCGCGCTGCGGCTCGGCTGGGACGGTGCCGCACCGGTCGAGCAGATCGCCGCGGAGGTTGCCGCGTACGCGGATGCGGGGGCGGAGCGGGTCGCGGTCCACTTCGGAGATTGGGTCGGTACCCGAGAACGGCTGGAGGATCTGGCCGGGGCACTGGCCCGCCGCTGA
- a CDS encoding MerR yields the protein MTVTYKVDVSREGRYWVAEVEGVPGGATEVRRLSELDDEVRDLVSGLLDVDPDDVAVQYDFRKALGDEAAAAWQVFERERDELYAKRKQFEDDRATAIRALHDQGVSMRDTAQLVGLSHQRVSQLLDA from the coding sequence GTGACCGTGACCTACAAGGTCGACGTCTCCCGCGAGGGGCGCTACTGGGTCGCCGAGGTTGAGGGCGTCCCGGGAGGGGCTACCGAGGTTCGTCGGCTCTCCGAGCTCGACGATGAAGTGCGTGACTTGGTCTCCGGGTTGCTGGACGTTGATCCAGATGACGTGGCTGTGCAGTACGACTTTCGCAAGGCGCTCGGTGACGAGGCCGCGGCTGCCTGGCAGGTCTTCGAGCGTGAGCGTGACGAGTTGTACGCGAAGCGCAAGCAGTTCGAGGACGATCGCGCCACGGCCATTCGGGCCCTTCATGATCAGGGCGTCTCCATGCGCGACACCGCACAACTTGTCGGCCTTTCACACCAACGAGTCTCGCAACTGCTGGACGCCTGA